The following are encoded in a window of Nibricoccus aquaticus genomic DNA:
- a CDS encoding glycosyltransferase produces the protein MRALIYHLPLGEMDGTSVVLRRIYAQEAAHVRQLYFRTGRFPVPPTFPVEYARGDSNWPWARGARFVQRGWRKVVLPGLLRRSPWIAQTQKAVAENTITSLHVVVYDEPTAEFARRALDTGNLKRFTLHLMDLLLDNDELSPSATPHLCWLLSRAQSLVVVSNRLHDLIRPFTTADTLIWPIPAGFSPLDRQPPADNPAPWQVLISGAMYAGKTGFLEHIFLPAWKQFQQTHPHTELVYMGKDLDGIPPSVRACLRPLGVVPQEKLVETLRAASVALLPVLHEASTPWRYSVPARISDYLAAGLPVIAPHTEGTATHDFLLQVGSPAASLVAQQEDVLATLTRLHDAPGHWLTASHAATAFARQHLDLEKLRAQLFAFMA, from the coding sequence ATGCGCGCACTCATCTATCATCTTCCCTTGGGAGAAATGGACGGCACCTCCGTCGTGCTTCGTCGCATTTACGCGCAAGAGGCCGCACACGTGCGCCAGCTTTATTTTCGTACCGGGCGCTTTCCCGTCCCACCCACCTTTCCCGTCGAGTACGCCAGAGGTGACTCGAACTGGCCTTGGGCAAGAGGTGCCCGCTTCGTGCAACGTGGCTGGCGAAAAGTCGTTCTCCCCGGCCTCCTGCGCCGTTCTCCCTGGATCGCCCAGACTCAAAAAGCCGTCGCTGAAAACACCATCACCAGCCTCCACGTAGTCGTTTACGACGAGCCCACCGCCGAATTCGCCCGCCGAGCACTCGACACCGGCAACCTCAAACGCTTCACGCTCCACCTCATGGACCTGCTCCTCGACAACGATGAGCTCAGTCCATCCGCCACTCCGCACTTGTGCTGGCTGCTCAGCCGCGCCCAGTCCCTCGTTGTCGTGAGCAACCGGTTACACGACCTCATCCGTCCTTTTACCACCGCCGACACGCTCATCTGGCCCATCCCCGCAGGCTTCAGTCCGCTCGACCGCCAGCCTCCCGCCGACAACCCCGCTCCTTGGCAGGTGCTGATTAGCGGCGCCATGTACGCCGGCAAAACCGGTTTTCTCGAACACATCTTTCTGCCCGCCTGGAAACAATTCCAGCAAACCCACCCGCACACCGAGCTCGTTTACATGGGCAAAGACCTCGACGGCATCCCGCCCTCCGTGCGCGCCTGCCTCCGCCCGCTCGGCGTCGTTCCTCAAGAGAAACTCGTCGAGACGCTCCGCGCCGCATCCGTTGCCCTGCTCCCCGTCCTCCACGAAGCCTCCACACCCTGGCGCTACTCCGTGCCCGCGCGCATTTCCGATTACCTCGCCGCCGGCCTCCCCGTCATCGCCCCGCACACAGAAGGCACCGCCACGCACGACTTCCTCCTTCAAGTCGGCAGCCCCGCCGCCTCCCTCGTCGCCCAACAAGAAGACGTGCTCGCCACGCTCACCCGCCTCCACGACGCCCCCGGCCACTGGCTCACTGCCTCCCACGCCGCCACCGCCTTTGCCCGTCAGCACCTCGACCTGGAAAAACTCCGCGCGCAGCTCTTTGCCTTCATGGCCTGA
- a CDS encoding glycosyltransferase family 61 protein, with protein MISRRLKRPLSRLLGWGPWSSRLIGPPKAGVMDAPVSDAKAGIVAVRELEGGHAHPPAPVSADWAWIEPELLTELHRTLCPEIKALRIGHFRNVRYFQPTFAVIDARDRILHDFSQGWEDGARGGNYAFEEVRLKKPLRLSGRSLLLDVRTHSQNYFHWLMEALPRVELARAAGWRAEDFDHVLVSGARKPFHRETLAMAGIDAARIVDTGAHPHIECEELVAVSDLRMFAYDATIAALRKFYAAEIAAGAGKAGRRIFVSRADATSRVIVNEDELFAKLEPLGFARVILGSKSVAEQAALFAEAEVVVAPHGAALSNLVFCRRGALVVEIHYPRYTLGLYWQIAQRLGLRYGAVRGRVVAGAESGDPRQANMSVDAAGAAAYVADVLRG; from the coding sequence ATGATTTCACGCCGACTTAAACGACCGCTTTCCCGCCTGCTTGGGTGGGGGCCCTGGAGTTCACGGTTGATCGGGCCGCCGAAGGCCGGGGTGATGGATGCGCCGGTGAGCGACGCGAAGGCGGGCATCGTGGCTGTGCGCGAGCTGGAGGGGGGCCATGCGCATCCGCCCGCACCGGTGTCGGCCGACTGGGCGTGGATCGAGCCGGAGTTGCTGACGGAGCTGCATCGGACGCTGTGCCCGGAGATCAAGGCGCTGCGGATCGGGCATTTTCGCAATGTGCGCTATTTTCAGCCGACGTTTGCGGTGATCGATGCGAGGGACCGCATCTTGCACGATTTCTCGCAAGGATGGGAAGATGGCGCGCGAGGGGGGAACTACGCGTTTGAAGAAGTGCGTTTGAAGAAGCCGCTGAGGTTAAGCGGGCGGTCGCTGCTGCTGGATGTGCGGACGCACTCGCAGAATTATTTTCACTGGTTGATGGAGGCGCTGCCGCGGGTGGAGCTGGCGCGGGCGGCGGGGTGGCGGGCGGAGGATTTCGATCACGTGCTGGTGTCGGGCGCGCGGAAGCCGTTTCACCGGGAAACGCTGGCGATGGCCGGGATCGATGCGGCGAGAATCGTGGACACGGGGGCGCATCCACATATCGAATGCGAGGAGCTAGTGGCGGTGAGCGATCTGCGGATGTTCGCGTATGACGCGACGATCGCTGCGCTGAGAAAATTTTATGCGGCGGAGATCGCGGCGGGCGCGGGGAAGGCGGGGCGGAGGATTTTCGTGAGCCGGGCGGACGCGACGAGCCGGGTGATTGTGAACGAGGATGAGTTGTTTGCGAAGCTGGAGCCGCTGGGTTTTGCCCGGGTGATTCTTGGGTCGAAGAGTGTGGCGGAGCAGGCGGCGTTGTTCGCGGAGGCCGAGGTCGTGGTGGCGCCACATGGCGCGGCGTTATCGAATCTCGTGTTTTGCCGGAGGGGTGCGCTGGTGGTGGAAATTCATTATCCACGCTACACGCTGGGGCTGTACTGGCAGATCGCACAGCGGCTGGGGCTGCGCTATGGCGCGGTGCGCGGGCGGGTGGTGGCGGGGGCGGAGAGTGGTGATCCGCGGCAGGCGAATATGTCGGTGGATGCGGCGGGTGCGGCGGCGTATGTGGCGGACGTGTTACGCGGGTGA
- the gpmI gene encoding 2,3-bisphosphoglycerate-independent phosphoglycerate mutase — protein sequence MSTPRKPVLLIIRDGWGKNPHADQNAFNAVHLAKKAADDKLHAAYPHALVSASGLDVGLPDGQMGNSEVGHENIGAGRIVDQELVRLNKLFSEKRLAQNPVWKTAVARVKAKPGAKLHVMGIASDGGVHGMLEHLYGILRQAKEDGLTPAQVFIHSFTDGRDTAPTGGLEYIRQIEAEAAKIGLGKIATVCGRFWAMDRDNRWERVQKAYDMLAGRSSVATATSATAAVQSYYDKPLSETQKGDEFVPATWILGADGKPLATFANGDAVLFYNYRGDRPREITKAFVIDGFKDFDRGPKLDLYYATMTEYEAGLPVNVISPKPESLKNILGAVVADAGIPQFRCAETEKNPHVTFFFNNYRGTPFPGEDRACPSSPKVATYDLQPEMSAAEVTSLSKAAILSGKYGLVVVNFANPDMVGHTGSLPATIKAVEATDAGVGELLAAVSQMGGRAVVCADHGNAEQMWDPVANGPHTAHTLNLVEVFVIGEGYSVGKTKMRSGGRLADIAPTVLDLMGLPKPAEMTGQSLIAS from the coding sequence ATGAGCACTCCGCGCAAACCCGTTCTTCTCATCATCCGCGACGGCTGGGGCAAAAACCCCCACGCCGACCAAAACGCCTTCAACGCCGTCCACCTCGCGAAGAAAGCCGCCGACGACAAACTCCACGCCGCTTACCCGCACGCGCTCGTCTCCGCCAGCGGCCTCGATGTCGGCCTACCCGACGGCCAGATGGGCAACTCCGAAGTCGGTCACGAAAACATCGGCGCCGGCCGCATCGTCGATCAAGAGCTCGTCCGCCTGAACAAACTCTTCTCCGAAAAACGCCTCGCACAGAACCCCGTCTGGAAAACCGCCGTCGCCCGCGTGAAAGCGAAACCCGGTGCCAAACTCCACGTCATGGGCATCGCCTCCGACGGCGGCGTTCACGGCATGTTGGAGCACCTCTACGGCATTCTGCGCCAGGCGAAGGAAGACGGCCTCACGCCCGCACAGGTGTTCATCCACAGCTTCACCGACGGCCGCGACACCGCCCCCACCGGCGGTCTCGAATACATCCGCCAGATCGAAGCCGAAGCCGCAAAAATCGGCCTCGGCAAAATCGCCACCGTCTGCGGCCGCTTCTGGGCCATGGACCGCGACAACCGCTGGGAACGCGTACAAAAAGCCTACGACATGCTCGCCGGCCGCAGCTCCGTCGCCACCGCCACCAGCGCCACCGCCGCCGTCCAGTCCTATTACGACAAGCCGCTCAGCGAGACGCAAAAGGGCGACGAGTTTGTGCCCGCCACCTGGATACTCGGTGCCGACGGCAAACCGCTCGCCACCTTCGCCAACGGCGACGCCGTCCTCTTCTACAACTATCGCGGCGACCGCCCCCGCGAGATCACCAAGGCTTTCGTCATCGACGGGTTCAAAGACTTCGATCGCGGCCCCAAGCTCGATCTCTACTACGCCACGATGACCGAGTACGAAGCCGGTCTCCCGGTTAACGTTATCTCGCCCAAGCCCGAGTCCCTCAAAAACATCCTCGGCGCTGTCGTCGCCGACGCCGGCATCCCGCAGTTCCGCTGCGCCGAGACCGAGAAGAACCCGCACGTCACCTTCTTCTTTAACAACTACCGTGGCACACCCTTCCCCGGCGAAGACCGCGCCTGCCCCTCAAGTCCGAAGGTCGCCACCTACGACCTTCAGCCCGAGATGTCCGCCGCCGAGGTCACCAGCCTCTCCAAAGCCGCCATCCTCTCCGGCAAGTACGGCCTCGTCGTCGTCAACTTCGCCAATCCCGACATGGTCGGCCACACCGGCTCTCTCCCCGCCACCATCAAAGCCGTCGAAGCCACCGACGCCGGCGTCGGCGAACTCCTCGCCGCTGTCTCCCAAATGGGCGGCCGCGCCGTCGTCTGCGCCGACCACGGTAACGCCGAGCAGATGTGGGACCCCGTCGCCAACGGTCCCCACACCGCGCATACGCTCAACCTCGTCGAAGTCTTCGTCATCGGCGAAGGCTACTCCGTGGGAAAAACCAAGATGCGCTCCGGCGGCCGCCTCGCCGACATCGCCCCCACCGTCCTCGACCTCATGGGCCTCCCCAAACCCGCCGAGATGACCGGCCAGAGCCTGATCGCTAGTTAA
- a CDS encoding LysR family transcriptional regulator: MEIHQLRYFLAVAQTKNFSRAAERCHVAQPSLSQQIMKLEDELGEKLFERNKREFAITPAGELFLHHAERVIDELEAAREKMRDVRGLVRGKVELGALPTVAPYLLPALLKAFGARHPGIEVSIHEDTTANLGRAIDSKDLDLAIISAPAEGRRVISRELFIEPLWLALPSEHPLTRKRTLSAADLEKEPFIVMQESHCLGGQALQFCQSRGFAPNVSFRSAQIETVHAFVAAGLGISLVPAMALRADGFDGVTYRTLKEKPVRQIALIHHNTRPLSRAAKAFAEFLPAHLKSPARR; encoded by the coding sequence ATGGAAATCCACCAGCTCCGCTACTTCCTCGCCGTCGCCCAGACGAAAAATTTCTCCCGCGCCGCCGAACGCTGCCACGTCGCCCAGCCTTCGCTCAGCCAGCAGATCATGAAGCTGGAAGACGAACTCGGCGAAAAACTCTTCGAGCGAAACAAACGCGAGTTCGCCATCACGCCCGCCGGCGAGCTTTTCCTCCACCACGCCGAGCGCGTCATCGACGAACTCGAAGCCGCCCGCGAAAAAATGCGCGACGTCCGCGGTCTCGTCCGCGGCAAAGTCGAGCTCGGCGCGCTGCCCACCGTCGCGCCCTACCTGCTCCCCGCCCTGCTCAAAGCCTTTGGCGCGCGCCACCCCGGCATCGAGGTATCCATCCACGAAGACACCACCGCCAACCTCGGCCGTGCCATCGACAGCAAGGATCTCGATCTCGCCATCATCAGCGCCCCCGCTGAAGGCCGCCGTGTCATCAGCCGCGAACTGTTCATCGAACCTCTCTGGCTCGCCCTCCCCTCTGAACACCCGCTCACGCGCAAACGCACGCTTTCCGCTGCCGATCTGGAAAAGGAGCCCTTCATCGTCATGCAGGAGAGCCACTGCCTCGGCGGTCAGGCCCTCCAGTTCTGCCAGTCCCGCGGCTTCGCGCCCAACGTGAGTTTCCGCAGCGCCCAGATCGAAACCGTCCACGCCTTCGTCGCCGCCGGTCTCGGCATCTCCCTCGTGCCCGCCATGGCACTACGCGCCGACGGCTTCGACGGCGTGACCTACCGAACCCTCAAGGAAAAGCCCGTCCGCCAGATCGCCCTCATCCACCACAACACCCGCCCGCTCAGCCGCGCCGCCAAAGCCTTCGCCGAATTCCTCCCCGCCCACCTCAAATCCCCCGCGCGCCGCTGA
- a CDS encoding catalase: MSNVSTPVSLQSFSSAPVLTTASGIPVADNQNSLTAGPRGPVLLQDFHLLEKLAHFNRERIPERVVHAKGSAAYGKLTITHDITKYSKAKIFSKIGNTSEAFLRFSTVAGERGAADAERDVRGFALRFYTEEGNWDIVGNNTPVFFIRDPLKFPDFIHTQKRDPQTNLRSNVAAWDFWSLSPESLHQVTILMSDRGIPQNLRQMNGYGSHTYSFVNAIGERYWVKLHFKSLQGHAHFTDAEAADVVGNNRESSQADLFHAIADGNFPRWRFCVQIMTDAQAKAFRFNPFDLTKVWPHGEFPLIDVGILELNRNPQNYHAEVEQAAFSPANVVPGVGHSPDKVLQSRIFSYADAHRYRIGANYQQLAVNAPRCPVFNYQRDGAMRVDFSKDVSPNYEPNSFGGPKECPAFAEPPLPLEGAADRYNHREGNDDYTQPGNLFRLLAPDAKQRLVENIGRHMTGVPREIQLRAVCHFFRADPAYGMGVAKALGLDIGEFLAKAAGHAARG; this comes from the coding sequence ATGTCGAACGTCTCTACTCCTGTTTCTCTGCAATCCTTCTCGTCGGCTCCCGTGCTGACCACCGCCTCGGGCATCCCGGTTGCGGATAATCAGAACTCACTGACGGCGGGCCCGCGCGGACCGGTGCTGCTGCAAGATTTTCATCTGCTGGAGAAGCTCGCTCATTTTAACCGCGAGCGCATCCCGGAGCGCGTGGTTCACGCGAAGGGTTCGGCGGCTTACGGCAAACTGACGATCACGCACGACATCACGAAGTACTCGAAGGCGAAGATCTTTTCCAAGATCGGGAACACCAGCGAGGCGTTCCTGCGTTTCTCCACAGTCGCGGGGGAGCGCGGTGCGGCGGACGCGGAGCGTGACGTGCGTGGCTTCGCACTGCGTTTCTATACGGAGGAGGGCAACTGGGACATCGTGGGGAATAACACGCCGGTGTTTTTCATCCGCGATCCGCTGAAGTTTCCGGATTTTATCCACACGCAGAAGCGTGATCCGCAAACGAACCTGAGGAGCAATGTGGCGGCGTGGGATTTCTGGTCGTTGTCGCCGGAGTCGCTGCACCAGGTGACGATTCTCATGAGCGACCGAGGCATCCCGCAAAATCTGCGGCAGATGAATGGCTATGGCTCGCACACGTACTCTTTTGTGAACGCGATCGGCGAGCGGTACTGGGTGAAGCTTCACTTCAAGTCGCTCCAGGGGCACGCGCACTTCACGGATGCGGAGGCGGCGGACGTGGTCGGCAACAATCGAGAATCGTCGCAGGCGGATTTGTTTCATGCGATCGCGGACGGTAATTTCCCGCGCTGGCGTTTCTGCGTGCAGATCATGACGGACGCGCAGGCGAAGGCGTTTCGTTTCAATCCGTTCGACCTGACGAAGGTATGGCCGCATGGCGAGTTTCCGCTGATCGACGTGGGGATACTCGAGCTGAACCGTAATCCGCAGAACTACCACGCCGAGGTGGAGCAGGCGGCTTTCTCACCGGCGAATGTGGTTCCCGGTGTCGGGCACTCGCCGGACAAGGTGCTGCAGTCGCGCATATTTTCCTACGCGGACGCACACCGCTACCGGATCGGGGCGAATTACCAGCAACTGGCGGTCAACGCTCCGCGGTGCCCGGTTTTCAACTACCAACGCGATGGAGCGATGCGTGTGGATTTCAGCAAGGATGTGTCGCCGAACTATGAGCCGAACTCTTTCGGCGGGCCCAAGGAGTGTCCGGCGTTCGCGGAACCTCCGCTGCCGCTCGAAGGCGCGGCGGATCGCTACAATCATCGCGAGGGCAACGACGACTACACGCAGCCGGGAAATCTATTCCGCCTGCTTGCGCCGGACGCGAAGCAGCGGCTGGTGGAAAACATCGGTCGTCACATGACGGGCGTGCCGCGCGAGATCCAGTTGCGCGCGGTCTGCCATTTTTTCCGCGCCGATCCTGCCTACGGAATGGGCGTCGCGAAGGCGCTGGGCCTGGACATCGGCGAGTTTTTGGCGAAAGCGGCGGGACACGCGGCACGCGGTTGA
- a CDS encoding hexameric tyrosine-coordinated heme protein, whose product MSHSSSIHSLHADSPEAGLQLARRLAERQLAQNPETPTLVDMAAHLRASSAPHVTELAAQLFATVSAANGHWRR is encoded by the coding sequence ATGAGCCACTCGTCATCGATCCACTCCCTCCACGCCGATTCGCCTGAAGCGGGTCTGCAACTCGCGCGCCGTCTCGCAGAGCGCCAGCTCGCGCAAAATCCCGAGACGCCCACGCTCGTCGATATGGCGGCGCATCTGCGCGCGTCGTCGGCACCGCACGTCACTGAACTGGCGGCGCAGTTATTCGCCACAGTGTCGGCGGCGAATGGACACTGGCGGCGCTGA
- the hemH gene encoding ferrochelatase has translation MPKRAVLLVNLGSPDSTSVPDVRRYLREFLGDERVLDLPAAARWLLLEGIILRTRPKKSAHAYSEIWRPEGSPLIITSKSVQKKLAAKLGDDTPVYLAMRYGNPSVASVIAQIAADGIEEILLFPQYPHYAMSSWETVVVKVFEEAAKLAPKLTITTVQPFYADKDYIEALYEVSQPYFAQAHDHVLFSYHGIPERHLRKADSSKAHCLTVKDCCATCSTAHATCYRAQVLATTRALVKRAGIAEDKYSVSFQSRLAGEPWLTPYTDFELVRLPKEAGKKNLLILCPAFVSDCLETIEEISGEGKEIFMGAGGAVFQQIPCLNDQAPYIDFVHGRVQRWLVGETPEATRAKAFLDA, from the coding sequence ATGCCCAAACGCGCCGTCCTCCTCGTCAACCTTGGTTCGCCTGACTCCACGTCGGTCCCCGATGTGCGCCGTTATCTGCGCGAGTTTCTCGGCGACGAACGTGTGCTCGATCTTCCAGCCGCCGCGCGCTGGCTGCTGCTCGAAGGCATCATCCTGCGCACACGTCCGAAGAAGTCGGCGCACGCCTATTCGGAGATCTGGCGGCCCGAGGGGTCGCCGCTGATCATCACGTCGAAGTCGGTGCAGAAAAAGCTGGCTGCGAAGCTTGGCGACGACACGCCGGTGTATCTGGCTATGCGGTACGGCAACCCGTCGGTCGCGTCGGTTATCGCGCAGATCGCGGCGGACGGCATCGAGGAGATCCTGTTGTTTCCGCAATACCCGCACTACGCGATGTCGTCGTGGGAGACGGTGGTGGTGAAAGTCTTCGAAGAGGCGGCGAAGCTCGCGCCGAAGCTGACGATCACGACGGTGCAGCCGTTTTACGCGGACAAGGATTACATCGAGGCGCTCTACGAAGTGTCGCAGCCGTACTTCGCACAGGCACACGATCACGTGCTTTTTAGTTATCACGGCATCCCGGAGCGGCATTTGCGCAAAGCGGATTCGTCGAAGGCGCATTGTCTGACGGTCAAGGATTGCTGCGCGACGTGTTCGACGGCTCATGCCACGTGTTATCGCGCGCAGGTGCTGGCGACCACGCGGGCTCTGGTGAAGCGGGCGGGCATCGCTGAGGATAAATACTCGGTGTCGTTTCAATCGCGCCTGGCCGGCGAGCCCTGGCTCACGCCCTACACGGACTTCGAGCTGGTGCGCCTGCCGAAGGAGGCGGGGAAGAAAAACCTGTTAATTCTGTGTCCGGCGTTCGTGTCGGACTGCCTGGAGACGATCGAAGAAATTTCGGGTGAGGGAAAAGAGATTTTCATGGGTGCAGGCGGAGCGGTGTTTCAGCAGATCCCGTGTTTGAACGATCAGGCTCCGTACATCGATTTCGTGCATGGGCGGGTGCAGCGCTGGCTCGTAGGGGAAACACCCGAGGCGACGCGCGCGAAGGCGTTTTTAGACGCTTGA
- a CDS encoding PAS domain-containing hybrid sensor histidine kinase/response regulator, protein MSELFTTPPTRSAEPSRHLQSPALFTLDASGVIVSASAGAENFWQAEAAQLAGRAFVDLFRFEVGNAPDAARHSLQWELFLATALNRAITCAARLADSSSCDVVVRVEENRGEAGGYFAWVDDPGRRREAIPPMLVDSGLALLADQGSVGFFDLNFKAGQIYYSPAWKRLLGYTDTELVNTYDSWLRLLHPEDSAAAPDRVANRRADGIRSFSVEVRMKHRRGHYVWVNCLGAQVFGLSGRLERVTGLQIDISERKEHEDQTYANEDRFHRLTDGGCMAAFDLDFTTHRHWFSPAWRQLAGGFGTDGEDGLASFLAALPPAEASRGAKAFFLNPAPGKDAYADVVRLRGADSRAVPALISAHRQLSRTGELLRVVGFCCALPGSLDALSDNPIPPSLIGDALDALSEGLIIADQRGKVVYLNANAQRLTGQPLETARSRHVSEVFALVNRENGQPAPDALDGALTGAVHPPLCIDHALISTTADAARPIVWSIRQVWTPEGGIAGLVLVFRDPEEMTLTPEELLKTNRLETLGVVAGGLAHDFNNLLTTILGGISHAKDNHDSTFLPDSERACMAAKALTKQLLAVAKGGSASSARQTISPVEILRDAVRLAHAGANAEIRIEAEETLPLLSVDRGQMLQVFQNLIINALQALPLHGGRILLRAGAVTMIEDAELALPAGEYIEFSVSDNGSGIPAEVLERIFEPFFTTKKNGTGLGLPTVRNIVLRHGGEVRVHSAQDEGTQFIILLPQAPKAVEVVETRHTPALRFGTGRILLMDDDADICRLAGGMLGSLDYKYDTARNGEEAIALYKRYLNIGRPYDAIILDLTVVGGMGGEETFRELHALDPDLCAIACTGYDSEEMAAELLAQGFRGYLSKPFRVADLGKSLKKALAARSATA, encoded by the coding sequence GTGAGCGAACTTTTCACCACTCCGCCGACGCGGTCAGCTGAGCCGAGCAGGCACCTGCAAAGCCCGGCTTTGTTCACGCTCGATGCGTCGGGAGTGATCGTGAGTGCGAGCGCGGGCGCGGAAAATTTCTGGCAGGCGGAGGCTGCTCAACTGGCGGGCCGGGCGTTCGTGGATCTGTTTCGCTTCGAGGTGGGCAATGCGCCGGACGCGGCGAGGCATTCGCTGCAATGGGAGTTGTTTTTAGCGACGGCGCTGAACCGGGCGATCACGTGTGCCGCGCGGCTGGCCGACTCGTCGTCGTGCGATGTGGTTGTTCGCGTGGAGGAGAACCGTGGCGAGGCGGGCGGTTATTTCGCGTGGGTCGATGATCCGGGGCGGCGCCGCGAAGCGATCCCGCCCATGCTGGTGGATTCAGGGCTCGCTCTGCTCGCGGACCAGGGTTCGGTGGGGTTTTTCGATCTCAATTTCAAGGCGGGCCAGATTTATTATTCGCCCGCATGGAAGCGTCTGCTCGGCTACACGGACACGGAGCTGGTCAACACGTACGACAGCTGGCTGCGGCTGTTGCATCCGGAAGATTCCGCCGCAGCGCCGGATCGGGTGGCGAACCGACGTGCCGATGGCATCCGCAGTTTTTCCGTCGAGGTGCGCATGAAGCATCGGCGCGGCCACTACGTGTGGGTGAACTGCCTGGGCGCGCAGGTTTTCGGCCTGTCGGGAAGGCTGGAGCGCGTGACGGGGCTCCAGATCGACATTTCGGAGCGCAAGGAGCACGAGGATCAGACCTATGCGAACGAGGATCGTTTTCACCGTCTGACGGATGGTGGCTGCATGGCCGCATTCGACCTGGACTTCACGACGCACCGGCACTGGTTCTCGCCTGCGTGGCGGCAACTGGCGGGCGGATTTGGAACAGATGGGGAGGATGGGCTGGCGTCGTTTCTCGCGGCGTTGCCACCCGCCGAAGCATCGCGTGGCGCGAAGGCATTTTTCCTGAATCCGGCCCCCGGCAAAGACGCGTACGCCGACGTCGTGCGCCTGCGTGGTGCGGATAGCCGGGCGGTCCCGGCGTTGATCAGCGCGCACCGCCAGCTTTCGCGCACGGGCGAGTTGCTGCGCGTGGTCGGCTTTTGTTGCGCGCTTCCGGGCAGCCTCGATGCCTTATCCGATAACCCGATACCGCCGTCGCTGATCGGCGACGCGCTCGATGCGCTCAGCGAAGGGCTGATCATCGCGGACCAGCGAGGGAAAGTGGTTTACCTGAATGCCAACGCCCAGCGCCTCACCGGCCAGCCGCTGGAGACGGCGCGCTCGCGGCATGTGAGCGAAGTATTTGCCCTCGTGAATCGTGAGAATGGACAGCCCGCGCCGGACGCGCTCGACGGGGCGCTCACGGGAGCGGTGCATCCGCCGCTGTGCATCGATCATGCGCTGATCTCGACGACGGCGGATGCGGCGCGACCTATTGTCTGGTCGATCCGACAGGTGTGGACGCCCGAAGGCGGTATCGCAGGGCTGGTTCTCGTGTTCCGAGATCCGGAGGAGATGACGCTCACGCCCGAAGAGCTGCTTAAAACCAACCGCCTCGAAACGCTCGGCGTCGTTGCGGGCGGACTGGCGCATGATTTCAACAACCTGCTCACGACGATTCTCGGCGGCATTTCGCACGCGAAAGACAATCACGACTCGACGTTCCTGCCCGATAGCGAGCGCGCTTGCATGGCGGCCAAGGCGCTGACCAAGCAGCTGCTCGCGGTCGCCAAAGGCGGCTCGGCGTCGTCAGCGCGGCAGACGATCTCTCCGGTGGAGATTTTGCGCGATGCTGTGCGGCTGGCCCACGCCGGAGCCAATGCGGAGATCCGTATCGAGGCCGAGGAGACGCTGCCATTGTTGTCGGTTGATCGGGGGCAGATGCTCCAGGTTTTTCAGAATCTGATCATCAACGCGCTTCAGGCGTTGCCGCTGCATGGCGGGCGCATCCTGCTGCGCGCAGGCGCGGTCACGATGATCGAGGACGCGGAGCTGGCGCTTCCCGCCGGCGAGTACATCGAGTTTTCCGTGAGCGACAACGGCTCGGGCATCCCGGCCGAGGTGCTGGAGCGGATCTTCGAGCCGTTCTTCACGACGAAAAAAAATGGCACCGGCCTCGGCCTGCCCACCGTCCGCAACATCGTGCTGCGCCATGGCGGCGAAGTCCGCGTCCACTCGGCGCAGGACGAAGGAACGCAGTTCATCATTCTCCTCCCGCAGGCTCCGAAGGCCGTGGAGGTCGTGGAGACGCGGCACACGCCGGCGCTGCGTTTTGGCACCGGCCGCATCTTGCTCATGGATGACGACGCGGACATCTGCCGCCTCGCGGGGGGGATGCTCGGGAGTCTCGACTACAAGTACGACACTGCGCGCAACGGCGAGGAGGCCATCGCGCTCTACAAACGTTATCTGAATATAGGGCGCCCGTACGATGCGATCATTCTGGATCTCACCGTCGTCGGCGGCATGGGCGGCGAGGAAACGTTTCGCGAGTTGCACGCGCTCGATCCCGACCTCTGTGCGATCGCCTGCACCGGCTATGACAGCGAAGAGATGGCGGCCGAACTTCTGGCGCAGGGGTTTCGCGGTTATCTCTCGAAGCCGTTTCGCGTGGCCGATCTGGGCAAGTCGCTGAAGAAGGCGCTCGCGGCACGTTCGGCCACGGCTTGA